One window of Lytechinus variegatus isolate NC3 chromosome 2, Lvar_3.0, whole genome shotgun sequence genomic DNA carries:
- the LOC121406806 gene encoding leukocyte receptor cluster member 1-like — protein MTKKKSDKKIIYRSPDQYAYHFRVDHSSQLCGTLTENQQKGPEIWHVRTRDNIARVKRDEARAAEEEREKEARIALAEQEARTEKLRIKARDKNLGNTHYDLDQEVFGPQPKPDGTHTVTQLIPRTHINFFSEIESRGNTNKSNKDHEADKKEEQETYEKKIGLLVGLGQSAVESQSVKPWYQQNREEKDKERVDAYNTDTSEMKRKASMDPMNDMMRYLGKKPKIVTDTKKNSQEHPSKDTETSPKEGLPGRISLMTMFSKYKKSKEEGNGKESYRKYKEKKRNKKHCRLKESRRDIRKHSHKKSGRKQRKQSRQDSDSTSSEGKDSRREVRMSRRHQKSHKRDKKNRHISSRSESDSLSTSNSSKNEMDYQKPKVSSKPTPTIEQLRAERIKREAAERTKTERFLAGKPLVEQPATEQVITDKLDGKYNSQFNPHLARMHRPKAPLF, from the exons TTGGCATGTTCGAACCAGAGATAATATTGCAAGAGTCAAGAGGGATGAAGCTCGAGCAgcagaggaagagagagagaaagaagccAGGATTGCTTTGGCT GAGCAAGAGGCAAGAACTGAAAAACTAAGGATTAAAGCCAGAGACAAGAATTTGGGCAATACCCACTATGATTTAGATCAGGAAGTATTTGGACCGCAGCCAAAGCCTGATGGAACTCATACAGTAACTCAACTCATTCCGAGAACTCACATCAACTTCTTCTCTGAAATAGAGTCAAGG GGGAACACCAATAAAAGTAACAAGGACCATGAAGCTGATAAGAAAGAGGAGCAGGAAACGTATGAAAAGAAGATTGGGTTACTGGTAGGTCTTGGGCAGAGTGCTGTAGAATCACAGAGTGTCAAACCTTGGTATCAGCAAAATAGGGAAGAGAAGGACAAGGAAAGGGTGGATGCTTATAACACAGA CACCAgtgaaatgaaaaggaaagcATCAATGGACCCTATGAATGATATGATGAGGTACCTTGGAAAGAAACCAAAGATTGTGactgatacaaaaaaaaacagtcaagAGCATCCTTCTAAAGACACAGAAACTTCACCGAAAGAG GGTCTACCAGGCAGAATAAGTTTGATGACAATGTTCAGCAAGTACAAGAAATCAAAGGAGGAGGGAAATGGAAAGGAAAGTTAcagaaaatacaaagaaaagaagaggaataagaAACATTGTAGGCTCAAAGAAAGCAGAAGAGATATCAGAAAACATAGTCATAAGAAATCTGGCAGAAAGCAAAGAAAACAGTCAAGACAAGACAGTGATAGCACAAGCTCAGAGGGCAAGGACTCAAGGCGAGAGGTTAGAATGTCTAGGAGACATCAGAAATCACACAAAAGAGACAAGAAAAACAGACACATATCAAGCAGGAGTGAGAGTGATAGTCTGAGCACCTCTAACAGTAGCAAAAATGAGATGGACTATCAGAAACCAAAAGTGTCTTCTAAACCTACTCCGACCATTGAACAGCTGAGAGCAGAGAGAATCAAGAGAGAGGCAGCAGAAAGGACTAAGACTGAGAGATTCTTGGCTGGAAAGCCACTGGTAGAGCAGCCTGCTACTGAGCAAGTGATTACAGATAAACTAGATGGAAAATATAATTCTCAATTCAATCCACATCTAGCAAGGATGCATCGACCGAAAGCACCCCTGTTTTAA